The nucleotide window GGCGGCGTGGAATTTCGACTATCGATGGCAGAACTACGGCCAGTTTTCGCTGAACTACCTGTTCATCGTCGCCCACTTCGGCGGCTCGCATGACGGCAAAGCGCCCACGGAGATCGAAGCTCCGCCCTCGAACTGGGTCGGCGGCGTCGAGTACCACAGCAAGCTGCCTTCCGATGCGAGCAAGTTCTTCGGCGGCGGCGGCACCTTCTCCCGCACGCTCAGCAGCTTCTATCGGCGGGTTTACTTCAGCCATCTGGCCCAGCGCGCCGACGTCGGGGGACTGCTCGGCACGCCCGACTCGGCCCAATTCCTGTGGAAGGAATTCAGCGGATTCTTCTCGCCCTATGACGTGCGCGGCCAGGTCTTTATCACCTACCGCTATGCCGACCCGCATCGCGCCGACGACGCCTGGGCCTACGATCCGCAGTCGCGCCGCGTGCGGCGCGTGTCGGTCGAGGTCAAATCCGACTCGGTCGAGGGCACCGACACCACGCAGGAGGACTTCTACACCTTCTCGGGCCGCGAATTGCACTGGCACTGGAAATTCCTCGGCTGGAAGGACTTGCTGGCGGTGATGGATTCGCGCGACGACTACGCCTACCTGTTCGGCCCCAACGGCGAAATTCCCAACGACCGATGGTCGCTGCGCCGCTTCGCCGTGGTCGAACGCACTCCGGTCGAGGCCCATCATCCGTACAGCAGCGTGGTGATGTTCTGGGACGCCGAGAACTGGCATCCGTGGATGGCGCTCGCCTTCAACCGCGACGGCAAACTGTGGAAGCTGTGGGAGCTGCAATACCGCTGGAGCGAAGACTTCAAGAGCTTCGCCGAGATCAATCACGGCGTGGAATCGACGATGCTGATCGGAGAGAACGTGGTGGACGTGCAAAACGACCGCGCCACGATTTTCGCCGGCTACGGCAGCGGCTATCCGAACGCCGCGCCGGCCAACGTCACCCAGCTATATGACATCAGCAAGCTCGAGGAGATGCATCGCTAGTCAGGCTCGCTCGCATATATCGCCTCGTCTATATCGCCTCGTCCCCGACTGCCCGCGCCGCCGGCGCCTAGTTCGCGGCGGCGCGCTTGCCGGCTTTGGGAGCCGGGCTCCAGATCGCGGTTGCGGGATGGAATGCCGCCCAGGCGAACCAATAGCCGTTGTAAGCCGGGATGCGCTCGCCTGCCGCGCTCGCGCTGACCGCGCCCGAGCCGGCGTCGTAGCTGATAGTCAGATCCGCTCCCCCCAGTTGAACCCGCAGCGGCATATGAGCGCCGGCCAGCTTCGAGAGCGGAAACGCCTCGTCGCGGCCGCCGGCCGATATACCCAGTACGATTTCGTGCGCATCCAGCCGCTCGTCCAGATGAGTAACCGGCGATACTATCTCGGCGCCGTGCTCATATCCCCAGTACGGATCGACTCCATAGTCTCTAGTATATCCGGTATCCATACTGAGTACGTCGGTTGCAGGATGCTTTTTGCGCCACGCCTCCCAGGTCGTGACCGTACTGGGGATTGCGGAGAGCCTCTGCCCCGCCATCGGTCCGGCCAGCGCACGGCCGTCGAGCTGCGACCACAGGCTCTGCGTATTCGCGTCGTAGAGCACGAGATTACTCTGATAGAGCTTGCCCGAAACGCCAAACACCAGCGTTTGACCATCGCCGGCCGCGCGCCTGTAGACGGCGGCGTCATGGACCAGCGGACAAAACGTCACCGCGAGCGGCACCCCCTCTATCGAG belongs to Candidatus Binataceae bacterium and includes:
- a CDS encoding DUF1329 domain-containing protein, whose amino-acid sequence is MLPPILAAIAAVIALSAPRAAAQNVKTYTRATLDQWLSKYAEAKPNFKPGDTLGSGDLEKIRPFMPPGWFEQLNFPEFKMEIMAARSHMPRKDYQECTEKYQAQVKLNPDGSLASYVCGQPFSNASLSTSDALSGIKAAWNFDYRWQNYGQFSLNYLFIVAHFGGSHDGKAPTEIEAPPSNWVGGVEYHSKLPSDASKFFGGGGTFSRTLSSFYRRVYFSHLAQRADVGGLLGTPDSAQFLWKEFSGFFSPYDVRGQVFITYRYADPHRADDAWAYDPQSRRVRRVSVEVKSDSVEGTDTTQEDFYTFSGRELHWHWKFLGWKDLLAVMDSRDDYAYLFGPNGEIPNDRWSLRRFAVVERTPVEAHHPYSSVVMFWDAENWHPWMALAFNRDGKLWKLWELQYRWSEDFKSFAEINHGVESTMLIGENVVDVQNDRATIFAGYGSGYPNAAPANVTQLYDISKLEEMHR
- a CDS encoding DUF3179 domain-containing protein yields the protein MRVEDGRPRSGWARRWLIAAALALYPMLSGFDLTHHVVPPEEIRDGGPAKDAIPAVKEPQFVKAGQAAFLEANDKVIGVVVEGRARAYPIKILNWHEVVDDSIEGVPLAVTFCPLVHDAAVYRRAAGDGQTLVFGVSGKLYQSNLVLYDANTQSLWSQLDGRALAGPMAGQRLSAIPSTVTTWEAWRKKHPATDVLSMDTGYTRDYGVDPYWGYEHGAEIVSPVTHLDERLDAHEIVLGISAGGRDEAFPLSKLAGAHMPLRVQLGGADLTISYDAGSGAVSASAAGERIPAYNGYWFAWAAFHPATAIWSPAPKAGKRAAAN